The following are encoded together in the Streptomyces sp. NBC_00358 genome:
- a CDS encoding class I SAM-dependent methyltransferase, translating to MSKSRETAVYTHGHHESVMRSHTWRTAANSAAYLLDSLKPHMRILDIGCGPGTITADLAERVPDGHVTGVDHAPAVLDRARQVAAERGLRNVEFAVADIHALAYPDDTFCVVHAHQVLQHVGDPVQALREMHRVTKPGGLIAVRDADYSSMTWYPPVPGMDDWLDLYLRVARANGGEPDAGRRLKSWALDAGIRDVTATSSTWTFATEGEREWWSGLWADRTLASSYAERATEGGHATEEQLRAVSDAWREWGRQEDGWFSVLHGEILCRNEA from the coding sequence ATGTCGAAGTCGCGGGAGACCGCCGTCTACACCCACGGCCACCACGAGTCGGTGATGCGCTCGCACACCTGGCGCACCGCCGCCAACTCGGCGGCGTACCTGCTCGACTCGCTGAAGCCGCACATGCGCATCCTCGACATCGGCTGCGGCCCGGGCACCATCACGGCCGACCTGGCCGAGCGGGTCCCGGACGGGCATGTCACCGGCGTCGACCACGCGCCCGCCGTCCTGGACCGGGCGCGCCAGGTCGCGGCCGAACGCGGCCTGCGCAACGTCGAGTTCGCGGTGGCCGACATCCACGCCCTGGCGTACCCGGACGACACGTTCTGCGTGGTCCACGCCCACCAGGTGCTCCAGCACGTGGGCGATCCGGTGCAGGCGCTGCGCGAGATGCACCGGGTCACCAAGCCGGGCGGGCTCATCGCCGTCCGCGATGCGGACTATTCGTCCATGACCTGGTACCCGCCGGTGCCCGGCATGGACGACTGGCTGGATCTGTACCTCCGGGTCGCCCGTGCCAACGGCGGCGAGCCCGACGCGGGCCGGCGTCTCAAATCATGGGCACTGGATGCCGGCATCCGGGACGTCACGGCCACGTCGAGCACCTGGACCTTCGCCACCGAGGGCGAGCGGGAGTGGTGGAGCGGCCTGTGGGCGGACCGCACCCTGGCCTCGTCGTACGCGGAACGCGCCACGGAGGGCGGCCACGCGACCGAGGAGCAATTGCGGGCGGTCTCGGACGCCTGGCGGGAGTGGGGGCGGCAGGAGGACGGCTGGTTCTCCGTGCTGCACGGAGAGATTCTCTGCCGAAACGAAGCCTGA
- a CDS encoding PAS domain-containing protein, with translation MAQTDEFGEELADFVRRVAELKAARSVPAQELPTVLDAAIFELDHVAEQLWPAFQRLSAAGPSGIGSVDRQEQQLLKALFQRVPVPVVLVDRESVVRRMNFAATSFTGVRAGYATGRPLTGFLAHADRAAFRSQAAAVARGEGDRGLTVRLQQGPSVPVRATLAALRPSGEPRTAVLVVLQPAGEGSPSDVYGSAEPSGPDAPARTVPSLSASTRHAMLMDLVDAMATALLGCPDEDRSAVLDRAAGVLHGRFADWVVADAGDGRLSRTAVLGPRGCGEEVAAVAAQDPAACPLVAEAVRGGSTALQVRPEDPDAFGHDVSGAPVLVRADVTSLLCVPLPGPSGSVRGVLTLFRSGSRPAFSLAEAQAMDVMSRHVALRLAWPD, from the coding sequence ATGGCGCAGACGGACGAATTCGGTGAAGAACTCGCGGATTTCGTGCGCCGCGTCGCGGAGTTGAAGGCGGCGCGTTCCGTGCCCGCCCAGGAACTGCCGACGGTCCTCGACGCGGCCATCTTCGAACTCGACCATGTGGCGGAGCAGTTGTGGCCGGCGTTCCAGCGGCTGTCGGCGGCCGGTCCCTCCGGGATCGGTTCGGTGGACCGCCAGGAGCAGCAGCTCCTGAAGGCGCTGTTCCAGCGGGTGCCGGTGCCGGTCGTCCTGGTGGACCGCGAGAGCGTGGTGCGCCGGATGAACTTCGCGGCCACCTCGTTCACCGGCGTCCGGGCCGGTTACGCCACCGGCCGGCCGCTGACCGGTTTCCTCGCGCACGCCGACCGGGCCGCGTTCCGCTCGCAGGCGGCGGCGGTGGCCCGCGGCGAGGGTGACCGCGGGCTCACCGTGCGTCTCCAGCAGGGGCCGTCGGTGCCCGTACGGGCCACGCTCGCCGCGCTGCGGCCCAGCGGGGAGCCGCGGACCGCCGTACTCGTGGTGCTCCAGCCGGCGGGCGAGGGGAGTCCGTCGGACGTCTACGGGTCCGCGGAGCCGTCGGGGCCGGACGCGCCCGCGCGAACCGTGCCGAGCCTCTCCGCGAGTACCCGGCACGCGATGCTGATGGACCTGGTGGACGCCATGGCCACGGCGCTGCTCGGCTGCCCGGACGAGGACCGTTCAGCGGTGCTGGACCGGGCGGCCGGGGTGCTGCACGGGCGGTTCGCGGACTGGGTGGTGGCCGACGCAGGGGACGGACGCCTGTCGCGTACGGCCGTCCTGGGCCCGCGCGGGTGCGGCGAGGAGGTGGCGGCGGTGGCCGCGCAGGATCCCGCCGCGTGCCCTCTCGTCGCCGAGGCGGTACGCGGCGGGTCCACGGCCCTTCAGGTGCGCCCCGAGGACCCGGACGCCTTCGGCCATGACGTCTCGGGCGCCCCGGTCCTCGTCCGCGCCGATGTGACGTCCTTGCTGTGTGTTCCGCTGCCCGGCCCGTCCGGTTCCGTACGGGGGGTGCTGACGCTGTTCCGGAGCGGGAGCCGGCCCGCCTTCTCCCTGGCCGAGGCGCAGGCGATGGACGTGATGTCCCGTCATGTCGCCCTGCGGCTCGCGTGGCCGGACTGA
- a CDS encoding hydrophobic protein — protein MVPILLVLLLALVLFGAGFALKILWWIALVVIVLWLLGFLVRGTSASGGRGRWYRW, from the coding sequence ATGGTTCCCATCCTGCTGGTTCTGTTGCTTGCGCTGGTTCTGTTCGGTGCGGGATTCGCGCTGAAGATTCTCTGGTGGATAGCGCTGGTGGTCATCGTCCTGTGGCTGCTCGGATTCCTGGTGCGCGGCACGAGCGCCTCCGGAGGCAGGGGTCGCTGGTACAGGTGGTAG
- a CDS encoding DUF6158 family protein: MTGVDPDRLDDQQLMKELEAIHRTRHDTLLHGSNDALHTHNVRMAQLEGEYLRRHPRRPVSAGRTRDGARERGPAGVPPA, from the coding sequence ATGACCGGAGTCGACCCGGACCGGCTGGACGACCAGCAGCTCATGAAAGAGCTGGAGGCCATCCACCGCACCCGCCACGACACGCTGCTGCACGGTTCGAACGACGCGCTGCACACCCACAACGTGCGCATGGCCCAGCTGGAGGGCGAGTACCTGCGCCGCCACCCGCGCCGGCCCGTCTCGGCGGGCCGCACCCGTGACGGCGCCCGGGAGCGCGGCCCCGCGGGGGTGCCGCCGGCATGA
- a CDS encoding ANTAR domain-containing response regulator, translating to MPETGQLDRLGTESPESALPGRRLSELAEQATRCVTDCCGASSLVSEGGRDRPAAVTHPDLAGLVSVQLRSGDGPIPAALERGEPVDSADLLTEERWPGYRAMALDAGVRSSVTIPFRRSGLTVTLSLYSFRPGALEDAPHGAARTLGDHAATCLVRDRSYRAALTELDQLGAALRSRPVVDQACGMLMHVLGCDADRAFAVLRRISQGTNRKLSDVAASVVDKRGHGLGEELVSRTG from the coding sequence GTGCCGGAAACCGGCCAACTCGACCGTCTGGGAACGGAATCACCCGAGTCGGCGCTTCCCGGGAGGCGTCTCTCGGAACTCGCCGAGCAGGCCACGCGGTGCGTCACGGACTGCTGCGGCGCCAGCAGCCTGGTGTCCGAGGGCGGCCGGGACCGGCCCGCCGCGGTGACCCACCCCGACCTCGCCGGACTCGTCTCGGTGCAACTGCGTTCCGGCGACGGACCGATCCCGGCCGCGCTGGAACGCGGCGAACCCGTCGACTCGGCGGACCTGCTGACCGAGGAGCGCTGGCCCGGGTACCGGGCCATGGCCCTCGACGCGGGAGTCCGCTCCAGCGTGACCATCCCCTTCCGCCGCTCCGGGCTGACCGTCACCCTCAGCCTCTACAGCTTCCGGCCCGGCGCCCTCGAAGACGCCCCGCACGGAGCCGCCCGCACGCTGGGGGACCACGCCGCCACCTGCCTGGTCCGCGACCGCTCGTACCGCGCCGCGCTCACCGAACTCGACCAGCTGGGTGCCGCGCTGCGCTCCCGGCCGGTCGTCGACCAGGCGTGCGGCATGCTGATGCACGTTCTCGGCTGCGACGCGGACCGGGCCTTCGCGGTCCTGCGCCGGATCTCCCAGGGCACCAACCGCAAACTGTCCGACGTCGCCGCGTCCGTCGTCGACAAGCGCGGACACGGACTGGGGGAGGAACTGGTCTCCCGGACCGGCTGA
- a CDS encoding GvpL/GvpF family gas vesicle protein, whose product MCALRYVYAICRPFPAALSAELTGIAGVPPRLLRHRDLIAVVGSVPEREFAAEPLRRRLEDVPWLEATARAHQSVIDSLTAVTSPLPLRLATVLRDDSGVRVMMDERREVFLRTLDRLDGRVEWDVKVFLSGSSASSGATGSSGSSGISGSSGKCLVSADEFTRRLHDVLSRCAEETRVRTPLNPASSPGADTEVLDAAYLVSRAESEEFVERVNASARDEPAVRVELAGPWAAYSFTGSTGLTGFTGLTRSTSDTPWA is encoded by the coding sequence ATGTGCGCTCTGCGCTATGTCTACGCGATCTGCCGCCCCTTCCCGGCAGCGCTGTCGGCCGAACTGACGGGGATCGCGGGCGTCCCGCCCAGGCTGCTGCGCCACCGCGACCTGATCGCCGTGGTCGGTTCGGTCCCGGAGCGGGAGTTCGCCGCGGAGCCGCTGCGCCGCCGGCTGGAGGACGTCCCCTGGCTGGAGGCGACGGCCAGGGCGCATCAGAGCGTCATCGACTCGCTCACCGCCGTCACCAGCCCGCTGCCGCTCCGGCTCGCCACCGTGCTCCGGGACGACAGTGGCGTACGCGTGATGATGGACGAACGCAGGGAGGTTTTCCTGCGGACGCTCGACCGGCTCGACGGCCGGGTGGAATGGGATGTGAAGGTGTTTCTTTCCGGTAGTTCCGCGAGTTCCGGAGCTACCGGTAGTTCCGGAAGTTCTGGGATTTCTGGGAGTTCCGGGAAATGCTTGGTGAGCGCGGACGAATTCACGCGCCGGTTGCACGATGTCCTTTCCCGGTGTGCCGAGGAAACCCGGGTGCGCACCCCGCTGAATCCCGCGTCTTCTCCAGGGGCGGACACCGAGGTTCTCGATGCGGCCTATCTGGTGTCGCGCGCGGAATCGGAGGAATTCGTGGAACGGGTGAACGCGAGCGCGCGCGATGAGCCGGCGGTGCGGGTGGAGCTCGCGGGTCCGTGGGCGGCGTACTCCTTCACGGGTTCCACGGGCCTCACGGGGTTCACCGGCCTCACGCGCTCCACGAGCGATACGCCGTGGGCGTGA
- a CDS encoding TIGR03086 family metal-binding protein encodes MTDPHSILTRQAEALDLFGRRVHAIRADQWDASTPCTDWNVRDLVGHLVSEQAWAPALVRDGATVDAVGDSLEGDLLGPDPAAAWDEVADAARAVFAEPGALDRTVHLSFGDMEAGDYCAQLVTDLTVHTWDLSRAIGADERLPEDLLAFAVREVAPHAAELEKSGLFAAPEEPPPGADVQTKLLCLVGRRP; translated from the coding sequence ATGACCGACCCGCATTCGATCCTGACCCGGCAGGCGGAGGCCCTGGACCTCTTCGGCCGCCGCGTCCACGCGATCCGCGCCGACCAGTGGGACGCGTCCACGCCCTGCACCGACTGGAACGTGCGCGACCTCGTCGGCCACCTCGTCTCCGAGCAGGCGTGGGCACCCGCACTGGTCCGGGACGGCGCGACCGTCGACGCGGTCGGCGACAGCCTGGAGGGCGACCTGCTCGGCCCCGACCCGGCCGCCGCCTGGGACGAGGTGGCCGACGCCGCCCGTGCCGTGTTCGCCGAACCCGGCGCCCTGGACCGCACGGTCCATCTCTCGTTCGGGGACATGGAAGCGGGCGACTACTGCGCGCAACTGGTCACCGACCTGACGGTCCACACCTGGGACCTGTCCCGCGCCATCGGCGCCGACGAACGGCTCCCCGAGGATCTGCTGGCCTTCGCGGTCCGGGAGGTCGCCCCGCACGCGGCCGAACTGGAGAAGAGCGGACTCTTCGCGGCCCCCGAGGAACCGCCGCCCGGCGCCGACGTCCAGACGAAGCTCCTCTGCCTGGTCGGCCGCCGGCCCTGA
- a CDS encoding bifunctional phosphatase PAP2/diacylglycerol kinase family protein, with translation MTPTPDVDLTALVPGRHVLRDRLLAVDCRIFETVAARHWPGADPVLPRLSRVANHGVLWFATAAAVAASRTPRARRAAVRGVASLALASATINTVGKRSVRRTRPALDPVPLVRQLKRQPITTSFPSGHAASAAAFAAGVALESRGWGAVVAPLAAGVALSRVYTGVHFPSDVLAGAALGVGAAYAVRGLVPTRDQATPPGRPRTDAPALAEGEGLVMVANTGSGSSERVGALVGALPRAELVECEPSDIQEELEKAATRARVLGVCGGDGTVNAAAEVALRHGIPLAVLPGGTLNHFAHDLGVEGERDLVRALQEGDAVRVDVGRFVSGGTSGIFLNTCSLGIYPELVRERENWSNVIGSWPAGVLGALRVLRADHHPLRAELGGRTHPLWLLFAGNGTYHRMGLAPARRFDLADGRLDVRVVHGGRHPAVRLLAAAFAGPLTRSPAHAAVRVGRLRIDGVAPGTLLAYDGEVTEVSGEVTLFKSPEALTVYRPLPAH, from the coding sequence ATGACACCGACCCCAGATGTCGACCTCACCGCCCTGGTACCGGGCCGCCATGTCCTCAGGGACCGGCTCCTCGCCGTGGACTGCCGGATCTTCGAGACGGTCGCGGCGCGGCACTGGCCGGGCGCCGACCCCGTGCTGCCGCGGCTCAGCCGCGTCGCGAACCACGGCGTCCTGTGGTTCGCGACGGCAGCCGCCGTGGCGGCGAGCCGCACCCCGCGGGCCCGCCGGGCCGCCGTGCGGGGCGTCGCCTCGCTCGCCCTGGCCTCCGCCACGATCAACACCGTCGGAAAGCGCTCGGTGCGCCGCACCCGCCCGGCGCTGGACCCGGTCCCCCTCGTCCGGCAGCTGAAGCGGCAGCCGATCACCACGTCGTTCCCTTCGGGGCATGCCGCCTCCGCCGCCGCCTTCGCGGCGGGGGTGGCGCTGGAGTCCCGGGGCTGGGGCGCGGTCGTCGCCCCGCTCGCCGCGGGGGTCGCGCTGTCCCGCGTCTACACCGGGGTCCACTTCCCGAGCGATGTCCTGGCCGGTGCGGCCCTGGGCGTCGGCGCCGCATACGCGGTGCGGGGACTGGTGCCCACCCGGGACCAGGCGACCCCGCCCGGCCGGCCGCGCACCGACGCCCCCGCGCTGGCCGAGGGTGAGGGCCTGGTCATGGTGGCCAACACGGGCTCGGGAAGCTCGGAGCGGGTCGGCGCGCTGGTCGGCGCGTTGCCGCGCGCGGAGCTCGTGGAGTGCGAACCATCCGACATACAGGAGGAGTTGGAGAAGGCGGCGACCCGTGCCCGGGTGCTGGGCGTGTGCGGCGGCGACGGCACGGTGAACGCCGCGGCCGAGGTCGCCCTGCGCCACGGCATCCCCCTCGCCGTCCTGCCCGGCGGCACACTCAACCACTTCGCCCACGACCTCGGCGTGGAGGGCGAACGCGATCTGGTCCGCGCGCTCCAGGAGGGCGACGCGGTCCGGGTGGACGTCGGCCGGTTCGTGTCCGGCGGCACGAGCGGCATCTTCCTCAACACCTGCAGTCTGGGCATCTATCCGGAGCTGGTGCGTGAACGGGAGAACTGGTCCAACGTGATCGGCAGTTGGCCCGCGGGCGTTCTGGGCGCGCTGCGCGTTCTGCGCGCCGACCACCACCCGCTGCGGGCCGAACTGGGCGGCCGTACCCACCCGTTGTGGCTGCTGTTCGCGGGCAACGGCACCTACCACCGGATGGGCCTGGCGCCCGCCCGCCGTTTCGACCTCGCGGACGGCCGGCTGGACGTACGGGTCGTCCACGGCGGCCGCCATCCCGCCGTGCGTCTGCTGGCGGCCGCCTTCGCGGGCCCGCTCACCCGCTCCCCCGCCCACGCCGCCGTACGGGTCGGCCGGCTGCGCATCGACGGCGTCGCGCCCGGGACGCTGCTCGCCTACGACGGTGAAGTCACCGAGGTGAGCGGCGAGGTGACCCTGTTCAAGAGCCCCGAGGCGCTGACCGTCTACCGCCCGCTCCCCGCGCACTGA
- a CDS encoding ABC-F family ATP-binding cassette domain-containing protein, whose protein sequence is MGHLEAAHLEYYLPDGRALLGDVSFRVGEGAVVALVGPNGAGKTTLLRLISGELKPHGGTVNVGGGLGVMRQFVGSVRDETTVRELLVSVAPPRIREAAKAVDTAEHAMMTVDDEAAQLRYAQALSDWAEVQGYESETLWDICTTAALGVPYEKAQWRLVRTLSGGEQKRLVLEALLRGTDEVLLLDEPDNYLDVPGKRWLEERLKETRKTVLFVSHDRELLSRAAQKIISVEPSPAGADAWVHGGGFATYHEARQERFARFEELRRRWDEKHAQLKKLVLNLRQAASISHELASRYAAAQTRLRKFEEAGPPPEPPREQDIRMRLHGGRTGVRAVTCKGLELTGLMKPFDLEIYYGERVAVLGSNGSGKSHFLRLLAGGEVAHTGEWKLGARVVAGHFAQTHAHPELEGRTLLDILWTEHSQDRGAAMSRLRRYELTAQAEQRFEKLSGGQQARFQILLLELEGSTALLLDEPTDNLDLESAEALQEGLEAYEGTVLSVTHDRWFARSFDRYLVFGSDGRVRETQEPVWDERRVERAR, encoded by the coding sequence ATGGGACATCTCGAAGCCGCACATCTTGAGTACTACCTTCCCGACGGGAGGGCGCTGCTCGGCGATGTGTCGTTTCGGGTGGGGGAAGGGGCCGTCGTCGCCCTGGTGGGGCCCAACGGCGCCGGGAAGACCACGCTCCTGCGGCTGATCTCGGGGGAGCTCAAGCCCCACGGCGGGACCGTGAACGTGGGCGGCGGGCTCGGGGTGATGCGGCAGTTCGTGGGGTCCGTACGCGACGAGACCACCGTGCGCGAGCTGCTCGTCTCCGTGGCCCCGCCCCGCATCCGCGAGGCGGCGAAGGCCGTGGACACCGCCGAGCACGCGATGATGACCGTGGACGACGAGGCCGCCCAGCTCCGCTACGCGCAGGCGCTCTCCGACTGGGCCGAGGTCCAGGGGTACGAGTCCGAGACCCTCTGGGACATCTGCACGACGGCCGCCCTCGGCGTCCCCTACGAGAAGGCGCAGTGGCGGCTGGTGCGGACCCTGTCCGGGGGCGAGCAGAAGCGCCTGGTCCTGGAGGCGCTGCTGCGCGGCACCGACGAGGTACTGCTGCTCGACGAACCGGACAACTATCTCGACGTACCGGGGAAGCGCTGGCTGGAGGAGCGGCTCAAGGAGACCCGCAAGACCGTGCTGTTCGTCTCCCACGACCGTGAACTCCTCTCCCGCGCCGCCCAGAAGATCATCAGCGTCGAGCCGAGTCCGGCCGGCGCGGACGCCTGGGTGCACGGCGGCGGTTTCGCGACGTACCACGAGGCCCGGCAGGAGCGGTTCGCGCGCTTCGAGGAACTGCGCAGGCGCTGGGACGAGAAGCACGCCCAGCTCAAGAAACTGGTGCTGAACCTCCGTCAGGCGGCCTCCATCAGCCATGAGTTGGCCTCCCGTTACGCGGCCGCACAGACCCGGCTGCGGAAGTTCGAGGAGGCCGGACCGCCGCCGGAGCCGCCGCGCGAGCAGGACATCAGGATGCGGCTGCACGGCGGGCGGACCGGGGTACGGGCCGTGACCTGCAAGGGACTTGAGCTCACCGGCCTGATGAAGCCCTTCGACCTGGAGATCTACTACGGCGAGCGCGTCGCCGTGCTCGGCTCCAACGGCTCGGGGAAGTCGCACTTCCTGCGGCTGCTCGCGGGCGGCGAGGTCGCGCACACCGGCGAGTGGAAACTCGGTGCCCGGGTGGTGGCCGGTCACTTCGCGCAGACGCACGCCCACCCGGAGCTGGAGGGCCGCACGCTCCTCGACATCCTGTGGACCGAGCACTCGCAGGACCGCGGGGCCGCGATGTCCCGGCTGCGCCGCTACGAGCTGACGGCCCAGGCCGAGCAGCGCTTCGAGAAGCTGTCGGGCGGCCAGCAGGCGCGTTTCCAGATCCTGCTCCTGGAACTGGAGGGCTCGACGGCCCTGCTGCTCGACGAGCCGACCGACAACCTCGACCTGGAGTCCGCCGAGGCCCTCCAGGAGGGTCTTGAGGCGTACGAGGGGACGGTCCTGTCGGTCACCCACGACCGCTGGTTCGCCCGCTCCTTCGACCGCTACCTGGTCTTCGGCTCGGACGGCCGCGTCCGGGAGACCCAGGAGCCGGTGTGGGACGAGCGCCGCGTGGAGCGGGCCCGGTAG
- a CDS encoding aminotransferase class I/II-fold pyridoxal phosphate-dependent enzyme has translation MRRTDPEGHGPVRYGPPLPDQGLPVLPELRSVLADAAGRSDAALFGGGPALLDAARGYWTRRGLPAAPDRVVAAPGAPALLLALTGAIGGDVLAPRPCAAWWAPQARLLGRSVFRVATPAECGGVPDPYALLETVRRVRAEGGDPRLLLLSVADDPTATVAPPEVVHETVEAAAGEGLHIVSDETWRDTLHRPHDTVLLSPAEMLPDDVTVITDLAGAFLPQGWPAAVARFPGNDAGALLRSRVLDVLTVLGARVAEPVAAAAAYALGEPAAITGRLTAAVRLHARVADAAQRLVGAAGAVVRPPQAGRHLYVDLGPLRTALGAHGVGDAQDLEDYLSARLGMPAPGGHRFGDDLAALRVRLGTGPLLGSSDEEREESLASSDPLELPHVHSALTLLGSAFDDLRDDAQRWESPR, from the coding sequence ATGCGGCGGACGGATCCGGAAGGCCACGGACCGGTCCGCTACGGGCCGCCGCTGCCCGACCAGGGCCTGCCCGTGCTGCCGGAACTCCGGTCCGTGCTGGCCGACGCCGCGGGCCGCTCCGACGCCGCGCTGTTCGGCGGCGGCCCCGCGCTCCTCGACGCCGCCCGCGGCTACTGGACCCGGCGCGGGCTGCCCGCCGCACCCGACCGGGTGGTGGCCGCCCCCGGAGCCCCCGCGCTGCTGCTGGCGCTGACCGGAGCCATCGGCGGCGATGTCCTCGCGCCCCGCCCGTGCGCCGCGTGGTGGGCGCCGCAGGCACGGCTGCTGGGCAGATCCGTGTTCCGGGTGGCGACGCCGGCGGAGTGCGGCGGCGTCCCCGATCCGTACGCCCTGCTGGAGACCGTCCGCAGGGTCCGCGCGGAGGGCGGCGACCCGCGTCTGCTCCTGCTGTCCGTCGCCGACGACCCGACCGCGACCGTCGCTCCGCCCGAGGTGGTGCACGAGACCGTGGAGGCCGCGGCGGGCGAGGGACTGCACATCGTCAGCGACGAGACCTGGCGCGACACCCTGCACCGGCCGCACGACACCGTGCTGCTCAGCCCCGCCGAGATGCTCCCCGACGACGTCACCGTGATCACGGACCTCGCGGGCGCCTTCCTGCCGCAGGGCTGGCCGGCCGCCGTCGCCCGGTTCCCCGGCAACGACGCGGGCGCTCTGCTGCGTTCCCGGGTCCTCGACGTGCTCACCGTGCTCGGCGCGCGCGTCGCCGAACCGGTCGCCGCGGCGGCCGCGTACGCGCTCGGCGAGCCCGCCGCGATCACCGGGCGGCTCACGGCGGCCGTACGCCTGCACGCCCGCGTCGCCGACGCCGCGCAGCGCCTGGTGGGCGCCGCCGGTGCCGTGGTGCGCCCCCCGCAGGCCGGCCGACACCTGTACGTCGACCTCGGGCCACTGCGCACCGCCCTCGGCGCGCACGGTGTCGGCGACGCGCAGGACCTGGAGGACTACCTGTCCGCCCGGCTGGGGATGCCCGCGCCGGGCGGACACCGCTTCGGCGACGACCTCGCCGCGCTCCGGGTCCGCCTCGGCACCGGGCCCCTGCTCGGTTCCTCGGACGAGGAGCGGGAGGAGTCGCTCGCCTCCTCCGATCCACTGGAACTGCCGCATGTGCACAGCGCGTTGACCCTGTTGGGGTCGGCCTTCG
- a CDS encoding RNA polymerase sigma factor SigF has translation MRTQASATHHPHDDAPDTVEAFRRLAVLPPGQERDALRAEIVESWLPMAERLAGRFRSRGESYEDLRQVASLGLVKAVDRYDPELGNAFESYAVPTITGEIKRHFRDHMWTLHVPRRVQDLRNRVRFANQDLSQTISGRRPTVAEIADHARMTEEDVLTGLEALESFTALSLDAELPGSEDGYSLSDALGSPDPALDTVIDREAVKPRLQALPERERAILYMRFFSDMTQSRIADELGISQMHVSRLISRCCTQLRDQIMRDAA, from the coding sequence ATGCGAACTCAAGCGAGCGCGACGCACCATCCGCACGACGACGCCCCCGACACCGTCGAGGCATTCCGCAGGCTCGCCGTGCTTCCCCCGGGCCAGGAGCGCGACGCCCTCCGCGCGGAGATCGTCGAGTCCTGGCTGCCGATGGCCGAACGGCTCGCGGGCCGCTTCCGCAGCCGCGGCGAGAGTTACGAGGACCTGCGCCAGGTCGCGTCGCTCGGCCTGGTCAAGGCCGTCGACCGCTACGACCCCGAACTCGGCAACGCCTTCGAGAGCTACGCGGTGCCGACCATCACCGGCGAGATCAAACGCCACTTCCGCGACCACATGTGGACCCTGCACGTGCCACGCCGGGTCCAGGACCTGCGCAACCGGGTCCGGTTCGCCAACCAGGACCTGTCCCAGACCATCTCGGGCCGCCGGCCCACCGTCGCCGAGATCGCCGACCACGCCCGTATGACCGAGGAGGACGTCCTGACGGGTCTTGAGGCCCTGGAGAGCTTCACCGCGCTCTCCCTGGACGCCGAACTGCCGGGCAGCGAGGACGGCTACTCCCTCAGCGACGCCCTCGGTTCACCCGACCCGGCCCTCGACACCGTCATCGACCGCGAGGCCGTCAAGCCCCGGCTCCAGGCCCTCCCCGAGCGGGAGCGCGCCATCCTCTACATGCGGTTCTTCAGCGACATGACCCAGAGCCGGATCGCCGACGAACTGGGCATCTCCCAGATGCACGTCTCCCGCCTCATCAGCCGCTGCTGCACCCAGCTGCGCGACCAGATCATGCGCGACGCCGCCTGA